From Coffea arabica cultivar ET-39 chromosome 2e, Coffea Arabica ET-39 HiFi, whole genome shotgun sequence, the proteins below share one genomic window:
- the LOC113731062 gene encoding UBP1-associated protein 2C, which yields MSLNLMDLSKKRKTEENGGYPAPTSLIADPNATLPPFPSPLSPEDVSKILDPFTKEQLLPIIRAAIVRHPDVLEAVRSVADSDPAQRKLFVRGLGWETNTEKLRAVFSTYGELDEAIVISDKNTGKSKGYGFVTFKHIDAAILALKEPNKKIDGRITVTQLAAAGNSGNSQSADVSLRKIYVGNIPFEISSERLLSHFAMYGEIEEGPLGFDKQTGKVKGFAFFVYKTEEGARASLMEPNRVIDGHVVVCKLATDNKKMKQPQNVGPGGGMPGMPNAGPGGIPSDGTYGVHGGGYGPYGGYSGPGLQQPPQPQQQPGMIQAPQLNAGVGGPGGFGQGTGFGGYGQGGGQYGGGGGAGSGEYGGVGGLNNPGGGYRMPPTSGGMPTSGGYADGGNYALSSTYPSQINPQGGGPRVPPGGMYQGMPPYY from the coding sequence ATGTCTCTCAACCTCATGGATCTCTCCAAGAAACGCAAAACGGAAGAGAACGGCGGTTACCCTGCGCCGACTTCCCTCATCGCCGACCCGAATGCAACCCTACCACCTTTCCCGAGCCCGTTATCGCCGGAAGACGTCAGCAAAatcctcgaccctttcactaaGGAACAACTCCTTCCCATCATCCGTGCTGCCATCGTCCGCCACCCCGATGTCTTGGAAGCCGTGCGTTCTGTCGCCGACTCCGACCCGGCCCAAAGGAAACTCTTCGTTCGCGGTCTCGGTTGGGAAACCAACACCGAGAAGCTCCGTGCTGTTTTCTCAACTTACGGCGAATTGGATGAAGCTATCGTCATCAGCGATAAGAACACCGGGAAGTCGAAGGGGTATGGATTTGTTACCTTTAAGCATATTGATGCTGCTATTTTAGCGCTTAAAGAACCCAATAAGAAAATCGATGGGAGAATTACGGTTACGCAGCTCGCTGCAGCGGGTAATTCAGGGAATTCACAATCAGCTGATGTGTCTTTGAGGAAGATTTATGTTGGCAATATTCCTTTTGAGATATCCTCTGAGAGGCTGTTGAGCCATTTTGCAATGTATGGGGAGATTGAGGAGGGCCCGCTTGGATTTGATAAGCAGACTGGAAAGGTCAAAGGTTTTGCCTTTTTTGTTTATAAGACGGAAGAAGGAGCGAGAGCTTCATTGATGGAGCCAAACAGGGTTATTGATGGGCATGTCGTGGTGTGTAAATTGGCTACTGATAATAAAAAGATGAAGCAGCCCCAAAATGTTGGGCCTGGAGGCGGAATGCCGGGGATGCCGAATGCTGGTCCTGGAGGAATTCCCAGTGATGGGACTTATGGGGTTCATGGTGGTGGATATGGGCCATATGGAGGGTATTCTGGTCCTGGATTGCAGCAGCCGCCACAGCCTCAGCAACAGCCAGGGATGATTCAGGCTCCACAGCTGAATGCTGGGGTTGGCGGGCCTGGGGGTTTTGGGCAAGGGACTGGCTTTGGGGGATATGGGCAGGGTGGTGGACAgtatggtggtggtggaggagcAGGGTCTGGGGAGTATGGTGGTGTTGGTGGATTGAATAACCCTGGTGGTGGGTACAGGATGCCTCCCACCTCAGGTGGGATGCCAACATCTGGAGGGTATGCTGATGGAGGGAATTATGCTTTATCATCAACTTACCCATCACAGATAAACCCGCAAGGAGGAGGACCTAGGGTTCCACCAGGTGGGATGTACCAGGGCATGCCACCGTACTATTGA
- the LOC113731060 gene encoding uncharacterized protein isoform X1, producing MSPRNLRVVNLPVNIDRTCLVFHLVVILCLLRTSIARTKNITTDQSALRALKSHVTFDPSDVLSRSWINQIPVCNWTGVKCSSLHQRVVALNISHLGLQGNIPPQVANLSFLNSIDISGNDFQGNLPEELVHLQRLSYINFSFNKFSGGVPSWLGFLPNLQYLYLANNSFTGILPSSLFNASKLEDMRITYNQLEGIIAEEIGNLGNLKILDLQNNELMGSIPRNLFNISSLQVISLSDNSLSGTLPMNICTKLPKLQGIYLPRNLLSGQIHSRFKNCTELQILSLSINNFSGQIPREVGNLTMLSVLSCGYNMFEGPVPAEIGNLQKLQALDFTTNFLSGPIPKSLFNMSTLTSISFTLNNLSGSIPPNIGQQLPNLEELLLGVNKLSGVILDSISNLTKLSQLELGQNQFTGSIPTSLGSLRFLEYLSILQNHFTSDSPSEFSFLTSLTNCRNLRVLSISENPLSGELPPTIGNFSSSFQNFYATLCGIKGNIPHEIGNLSSLLLLNLDNNSLTGPLPDTLKGLSNLQGLDLQDNRISGSIPNHLCTLRHLAIVQLSRNQFSGQVPDCFGNITSLRELYLHSNRLNSTFPASLGRLKDLLYLEISSNSFIGDIPPEVGNLKAALAIALAENEFSGNIPTTLGGLQNLISLSLAHNELQGPIPETFSNLLSLQLLDLSNNNLTGEIPTSLESLLQLKHFNVSFNELQGRIPLNGSFANFTYESFMSNKALCGGPPSLHFPPCTVHSRRGSKKKRLRLVVYTLIPSALMIILITILLAILKKRSKRANISGVELFPTIMHERVSYRELQQATNDFSESNLIAMGGYGSVYKGVLEDGAPFAVKVFNLQLEGGFKSFDTECEVLRNLRHRNLVKVISSCSNPDFKALILEYMPNGSLEEWLYSHDCFLDFLQRLDIMIDVASALDYLHHGYSSPVVHCDLKPSNVLLDEDMTGHLGDFGISKLLGGGEITAQTKTLATIGYIAPEYGFEGVVSTRCDLYSFGILLMETFTRKRPTDEMFGEDCGLKDWVMDALQNSANHFIDSNLITVTDENSNKKVQCALSVMELALRCSAESPEQRIDARGALNELRKIKVVFLAD from the exons ATGAGTCCTAGAAACTTACGTGTTGTCAACTTGCCAGTTAACATTGACAGGACCTGCTTGGTTTTTCATCTTGTGGTAATATTATGTCTCCTTAGGACTTCCATAGCACGAACCAAGAACATCACAACTGACCAATCTGCACTTCGTGCCTTAAAATCCCATGTTACATTTGATCCATCAGATGTGTTGTCAAGAAGCTGGATAAACCAAATCCCAGTGTGCAACTGGACTGGAGTGAAATGCTCGTCTCTCCACCAAAGAGTAGTGGCCTTGAACATTTCTCATCTGGGCCTTCAAGGTAACATTCCTCCACAAGTCGCAAACCTCTCTTTTCTCAATTCAATCGACATCAGTGGCAATGATTTCCAAGGCAACTTGCCTGAGGAGCTGGTACATCTGCAGAGACTCAGTTATATCAATTTCAGCTTCAACAAGTTCAGTGGAGGGGTTCCTTCATGGCTTGGTTTTCTGCCTAATCTTCAATACTTATATTTGGCAAATAACAGTTTCACAGGTATTCTTCCAAGTTCCCTGTTCAACGCTTCCAAATTGGAGGACATGAGAATTACTTACAATCAATTGGAAGGTATTATAGCTGAAGAAATTGGTAATCTTGGCAATTTGAAGATCTTAGATTTGCAAAATAACGAGCTTATGGGGTCTATACCCCGGAACCTTTTCAATATTTCGTCGTTGCAAGTAATTTCTTTGAGCGACAACAGCTTAAGCGGTACTCTTCCCATGAATATTTGCACTAAGCTTCCAAAGCTTCAAGGAATTTATCTACCACGCAACCTATTATCAGGCCAGATTCATTCACGATTCAAGAATTGCACGGAGCTTCAAATTCTCTCACTGTCCATCAATAATTTCAGTGGACAAATACCAAGAGAGGTTGGAAACTTGACAATGCTAAGCGTATTGAGTTGTGGATATAACATGTTTGAAG GCCCAGTTCCAGCAGAAATTGGCAATCTTCAGAAATTACAGGCTTTGGACTTCACTACGAATTTCTTAAGTGGTCCCATTCCCAAATCTTTATTTAACATGTCAACCTTGACAAGTATCTCATTTACTCTGAATAACCTTTCAGGGAGTATTCCACCTAATATAGGCCAACAGCTGCCGAACCTTGAAGAGTTATTGCTTGGAGTTAATAAACTAAGTGGAGTTATTCTTGACTCGATCTCAAATCTTACAAAATTAAGTCAGTTGGAACTCGGACAGAACCAATTTACTGGTTCAATTCCTACATCACTTGGCAGTTTGAGGTTCCTTGAGTATCTTAGTATTCTTCAAAACCATTTCACTTCTGATTCTCCTTCAGAATTCAGCTTTCTTACATCTTTGACAAATTGCAGGAATTTAAGGGTTCTAAGCATATCAGAAAACCCCTTAAGTGGGGAACTTCCTCCTACCATAGGCAATTTTAGTAGCTcttttcaaaacttttatgCAACATTATGTGGAATTAAGGGCAATATTCCACATGAAATTGGTAACCTTAGCAGTCTGTTACTGTTGAATCTTGATAACAACAGCTTGACTGGACCACTTCCAGATACACTCAAAGGGTTATCAAATCTTCAAGGATTAGATCTTCAAGATAACAGAATATCAGGGTCCATTCCGAACCATCTGTGCACTTTGAGGCATTTAGCTATAGTACAGTTGAGCAGAAATCAATTCAGTGGTCAGGTGCCAGATTGCTTTGGAAATATAACTTCTCTAAGAGAACTTTATTTGCACTCCAACAGACTGAACTCCACATTCCCAGCAAGCCTTGGAAGGCTGAAAGACTTGTTATATTTAGAGATCAGCTCAAACTCTTTCATTGGTGATATACCACCCGAAGTTGGGAATCTGAAGGCTGCATTAGCCATTGCCTTGGCAGAGAACGAATTTTCAGGTAACATTCCAACAACACTAGGAGGTCTCCAGAACTTGATCAGTCTCTCATTGGCACATAATGAATTACAAGGTCCTATCCCAGAGACATTCAGCAACCtgttaagtttgcaattatTAGATCTATCTAATAACAACCTCACAGGCGAAATACCTACATCATTGGAATCGCTTTTGCAGTTAAAACATTTCAATGTGTCATTCAATGAGCTACAGGGAAGGATTCCATTAAATGGTTCTTTCGCCAACTTCACATATGAATCTTTTATGTCAAACAAAGCATTATGTGGTGGTCCTCCTTCATTGCACTTCCCTCCTTGCACCGTCCATTCACGACGTGGatcaaagaagaaaaggttgCGTCTAGTGGTATACACTCTGATACCATCAGCATTGATGATTATCCTCATCACCATTTTGTTGGCTATCTTGAAGAAGAGGAGCAAAAGGGCAAATATCTCTGGAGTGGAGTTATTCCCCACGATTATGCATGAAAGGGTATCTTACCGTGAACTCCAGCAGGCAACTAATGACTTCAGCGAAAGCAATTTGATTGCAATGGGGGGTTATGGTTCAGTTTACAAAGGGGTTCTGGAGGATGGGGCACCATTCGCAGTAAAGGTTTTCAATTTGCAGTTAGAAGGAGGATTCAAAAGTTTTGACACAGAATGTGAAGTTCTTCGCAATCTTCGGCACAGAAATCTTGTTAAAGTCATCAGTAGCTGCTCTAACCCAGATTTCAAAGCTTTAATCTTAGAGTATATGCCCAATGGGAGCCTAGAGGAATGGTTGTATTCTCACgactgtttcttagatttcttGCAAAGACTAGATATAATGATCGATGTAGCTTCTGCATTGGATTATCTGCATCATGGTTATTCATCTCCAGTTGTGCATTGTGATCTAAAGCCTAGCAATGTTTTGCTAGATGAGGATATGACAGGTCACCTGGGCGACTTTGGAATTTCCAAGTTacttggtggaggtgaaattacAGCACAAACAAAGACACTCGCAACAATTGGCTATATTGCACCAG aGTATGGATTTGAGGGTGTAGTATCCACAAGGTGTGATCTCTACAGCTTTGGTATTCTTTTGATGGAAACCTTTACAAGAAAGAGGCCAACTGATGAAATGTTTGGCGAAGATTGCGGATTGAAGGACTGGGTGATGGATGCGCTACAAAATTCAGCAAACCATTTCATTGATAGCAACCTAATTACTGTGACGGACGAAAATTCAAACAAAAAGGTTCAATGTGCATTATCGGTCATGGAATTGGCCTTGAGGTGCAGTGCTGAATCACCAGAGCAGCGCATAGACGCAAGAGGTGCTTTAAATGAACTCCGAAAAATAAAAGTTGTCTTTCTTGCAGATTGA
- the LOC113731060 gene encoding uncharacterized protein isoform X2 produces the protein MLVSPPKSSGLEHFSSGPSSFTGILPSSLFNASKLEDMRITYNQLEGIIAEEIGNLGNLKILDLQNNELMGSIPRNLFNISSLQVISLSDNSLSGTLPMNICTKLPKLQGIYLPRNLLSGQIHSRFKNCTELQILSLSINNFSGQIPREVGNLTMLSVLSCGYNMFEGPVPAEIGNLQKLQALDFTTNFLSGPIPKSLFNMSTLTSISFTLNNLSGSIPPNIGQQLPNLEELLLGVNKLSGVILDSISNLTKLSQLELGQNQFTGSIPTSLGSLRFLEYLSILQNHFTSDSPSEFSFLTSLTNCRNLRVLSISENPLSGELPPTIGNFSSSFQNFYATLCGIKGNIPHEIGNLSSLLLLNLDNNSLTGPLPDTLKGLSNLQGLDLQDNRISGSIPNHLCTLRHLAIVQLSRNQFSGQVPDCFGNITSLRELYLHSNRLNSTFPASLGRLKDLLYLEISSNSFIGDIPPEVGNLKAALAIALAENEFSGNIPTTLGGLQNLISLSLAHNELQGPIPETFSNLLSLQLLDLSNNNLTGEIPTSLESLLQLKHFNVSFNELQGRIPLNGSFANFTYESFMSNKALCGGPPSLHFPPCTVHSRRGSKKKRLRLVVYTLIPSALMIILITILLAILKKRSKRANISGVELFPTIMHERVSYRELQQATNDFSESNLIAMGGYGSVYKGVLEDGAPFAVKVFNLQLEGGFKSFDTECEVLRNLRHRNLVKVISSCSNPDFKALILEYMPNGSLEEWLYSHDCFLDFLQRLDIMIDVASALDYLHHGYSSPVVHCDLKPSNVLLDEDMTGHLGDFGISKLLGGGEITAQTKTLATIGYIAPEYGFEGVVSTRCDLYSFGILLMETFTRKRPTDEMFGEDCGLKDWVMDALQNSANHFIDSNLITVTDENSNKKVQCALSVMELALRCSAESPEQRIDARGALNELRKIKVVFLAD, from the exons ATGCTCGTCTCTCCACCAAAGAGTAGTGGCCTTGAACATTTCTCATCTGGGCCTTCAAG TTTCACAGGTATTCTTCCAAGTTCCCTGTTCAACGCTTCCAAATTGGAGGACATGAGAATTACTTACAATCAATTGGAAGGTATTATAGCTGAAGAAATTGGTAATCTTGGCAATTTGAAGATCTTAGATTTGCAAAATAACGAGCTTATGGGGTCTATACCCCGGAACCTTTTCAATATTTCGTCGTTGCAAGTAATTTCTTTGAGCGACAACAGCTTAAGCGGTACTCTTCCCATGAATATTTGCACTAAGCTTCCAAAGCTTCAAGGAATTTATCTACCACGCAACCTATTATCAGGCCAGATTCATTCACGATTCAAGAATTGCACGGAGCTTCAAATTCTCTCACTGTCCATCAATAATTTCAGTGGACAAATACCAAGAGAGGTTGGAAACTTGACAATGCTAAGCGTATTGAGTTGTGGATATAACATGTTTGAAG GCCCAGTTCCAGCAGAAATTGGCAATCTTCAGAAATTACAGGCTTTGGACTTCACTACGAATTTCTTAAGTGGTCCCATTCCCAAATCTTTATTTAACATGTCAACCTTGACAAGTATCTCATTTACTCTGAATAACCTTTCAGGGAGTATTCCACCTAATATAGGCCAACAGCTGCCGAACCTTGAAGAGTTATTGCTTGGAGTTAATAAACTAAGTGGAGTTATTCTTGACTCGATCTCAAATCTTACAAAATTAAGTCAGTTGGAACTCGGACAGAACCAATTTACTGGTTCAATTCCTACATCACTTGGCAGTTTGAGGTTCCTTGAGTATCTTAGTATTCTTCAAAACCATTTCACTTCTGATTCTCCTTCAGAATTCAGCTTTCTTACATCTTTGACAAATTGCAGGAATTTAAGGGTTCTAAGCATATCAGAAAACCCCTTAAGTGGGGAACTTCCTCCTACCATAGGCAATTTTAGTAGCTcttttcaaaacttttatgCAACATTATGTGGAATTAAGGGCAATATTCCACATGAAATTGGTAACCTTAGCAGTCTGTTACTGTTGAATCTTGATAACAACAGCTTGACTGGACCACTTCCAGATACACTCAAAGGGTTATCAAATCTTCAAGGATTAGATCTTCAAGATAACAGAATATCAGGGTCCATTCCGAACCATCTGTGCACTTTGAGGCATTTAGCTATAGTACAGTTGAGCAGAAATCAATTCAGTGGTCAGGTGCCAGATTGCTTTGGAAATATAACTTCTCTAAGAGAACTTTATTTGCACTCCAACAGACTGAACTCCACATTCCCAGCAAGCCTTGGAAGGCTGAAAGACTTGTTATATTTAGAGATCAGCTCAAACTCTTTCATTGGTGATATACCACCCGAAGTTGGGAATCTGAAGGCTGCATTAGCCATTGCCTTGGCAGAGAACGAATTTTCAGGTAACATTCCAACAACACTAGGAGGTCTCCAGAACTTGATCAGTCTCTCATTGGCACATAATGAATTACAAGGTCCTATCCCAGAGACATTCAGCAACCtgttaagtttgcaattatTAGATCTATCTAATAACAACCTCACAGGCGAAATACCTACATCATTGGAATCGCTTTTGCAGTTAAAACATTTCAATGTGTCATTCAATGAGCTACAGGGAAGGATTCCATTAAATGGTTCTTTCGCCAACTTCACATATGAATCTTTTATGTCAAACAAAGCATTATGTGGTGGTCCTCCTTCATTGCACTTCCCTCCTTGCACCGTCCATTCACGACGTGGatcaaagaagaaaaggttgCGTCTAGTGGTATACACTCTGATACCATCAGCATTGATGATTATCCTCATCACCATTTTGTTGGCTATCTTGAAGAAGAGGAGCAAAAGGGCAAATATCTCTGGAGTGGAGTTATTCCCCACGATTATGCATGAAAGGGTATCTTACCGTGAACTCCAGCAGGCAACTAATGACTTCAGCGAAAGCAATTTGATTGCAATGGGGGGTTATGGTTCAGTTTACAAAGGGGTTCTGGAGGATGGGGCACCATTCGCAGTAAAGGTTTTCAATTTGCAGTTAGAAGGAGGATTCAAAAGTTTTGACACAGAATGTGAAGTTCTTCGCAATCTTCGGCACAGAAATCTTGTTAAAGTCATCAGTAGCTGCTCTAACCCAGATTTCAAAGCTTTAATCTTAGAGTATATGCCCAATGGGAGCCTAGAGGAATGGTTGTATTCTCACgactgtttcttagatttcttGCAAAGACTAGATATAATGATCGATGTAGCTTCTGCATTGGATTATCTGCATCATGGTTATTCATCTCCAGTTGTGCATTGTGATCTAAAGCCTAGCAATGTTTTGCTAGATGAGGATATGACAGGTCACCTGGGCGACTTTGGAATTTCCAAGTTacttggtggaggtgaaattacAGCACAAACAAAGACACTCGCAACAATTGGCTATATTGCACCAG aGTATGGATTTGAGGGTGTAGTATCCACAAGGTGTGATCTCTACAGCTTTGGTATTCTTTTGATGGAAACCTTTACAAGAAAGAGGCCAACTGATGAAATGTTTGGCGAAGATTGCGGATTGAAGGACTGGGTGATGGATGCGCTACAAAATTCAGCAAACCATTTCATTGATAGCAACCTAATTACTGTGACGGACGAAAATTCAAACAAAAAGGTTCAATGTGCATTATCGGTCATGGAATTGGCCTTGAGGTGCAGTGCTGAATCACCAGAGCAGCGCATAGACGCAAGAGGTGCTTTAAATGAACTCCGAAAAATAAAAGTTGTCTTTCTTGCAGATTGA